The following proteins are co-located in the Gloeocapsa sp. PCC 7428 genome:
- a CDS encoding HAD-IA family hydrolase has product MQKPKVIFLDAVGTLFGVKGSVGQAYGEVAQKFGIYVSAKTLNQAFLQSFQAAPPPVFPDMEPDEIASCEFHWWKSVAQQTFQQVGVLNQFADFSAFFAELYQYFATAEPWYVYPDVFPALEQWQQREIELGIISNFDSRLYLVLAELGLEQFFASITISTEAGAAKPDKEIFMTALAKHQCDPELAWHIGDSWTEDYHGATAAGLRAFIVDRKE; this is encoded by the coding sequence ATGCAAAAACCAAAAGTCATTTTTCTGGATGCAGTTGGTACGCTTTTCGGCGTCAAAGGTAGCGTCGGTCAAGCTTATGGCGAAGTAGCACAAAAATTCGGGATTTACGTTTCAGCTAAAACATTAAATCAAGCATTTCTGCAAAGTTTTCAAGCAGCGCCGCCACCAGTCTTTCCAGACATGGAACCCGATGAGATTGCTAGCTGTGAATTTCATTGGTGGAAATCAGTTGCACAGCAAACGTTTCAGCAAGTCGGTGTTCTCAATCAATTTGCCGATTTTTCGGCTTTTTTTGCCGAGTTGTACCAATATTTTGCCACGGCTGAGCCTTGGTATGTATATCCTGACGTTTTTCCTGCGTTAGAACAATGGCAACAACGAGAAATTGAGTTAGGAATAATATCAAATTTCGATTCTCGGCTCTATTTAGTTTTAGCAGAACTTGGGTTAGAACAGTTTTTTGCGTCAATTACGATTTCTACTGAAGCAGGCGCGGCGAAACCTGATAAAGAAATTTTTATGACAGCTTTAGCGAAGCATCAATGCGATCCTGAATTAGCTTGGCATATTGGTGATAGTTGGACAGAAGATTATCACGGTGCAACTGCGGCTGGGCTGCGAGCATTTATTGTTGATAGGAAGGAATGA
- the sufR gene encoding iron-sulfur cluster biosynthesis transcriptional regulator SufR, with protein sequence MAITQQQPSTKQDILHYLLKQGQATAQELATQLEVSPQAIRRHLKDLEAEDLIRYSQVQAGMGRPQHIYQLSPLGRDRLRRHSTDADSYGDFAVSLLDTLAETVGREQMSSILRKQWERKAIEYHDRLGHGSLEERVAKLVEFRKAEGFMAEWYPVDSEDTRGKGDRFVVTEHNCAISNVAESFPSVCSHELEMFAAVLPDCIVERTHWIINGEHRCGYLVQAKKPTSKSR encoded by the coding sequence ATGGCGATTACGCAGCAGCAGCCTTCCACAAAGCAGGACATTCTGCATTATCTACTTAAACAGGGTCAGGCAACAGCCCAAGAACTTGCTACGCAGTTAGAAGTCAGTCCCCAAGCAATTCGTCGTCATCTCAAAGATCTAGAAGCCGAGGATCTCATTCGATACTCACAAGTACAGGCGGGAATGGGACGCCCGCAGCATATTTATCAACTAAGTCCTTTAGGACGCGATCGCCTACGTCGTCATTCAACAGATGCAGACAGTTACGGCGATTTTGCTGTTTCGCTACTCGATACTTTAGCGGAAACTGTAGGGCGCGAGCAGATGAGTTCGATTTTACGCAAACAGTGGGAACGCAAAGCAATTGAATATCACGATCGCTTAGGTCATGGTTCTTTAGAAGAACGCGTTGCAAAGTTAGTCGAGTTTCGCAAAGCCGAAGGTTTTATGGCGGAATGGTATCCGGTTGACTCGGAGGATACTAGAGGAAAAGGCGATCGCTTTGTCGTTACCGAGCATAACTGTGCTATTTCTAATGTTGCTGAGTCATTCCCTAGCGTATGCAGTCACGAACTCGAAATGTTCGCAGCCGTTTTACCAGACTGTATAGTTGAGCGCACGCATTGGATTATCAATGGCGAACATCGTTGTGGTTACTTGGTACAAGCGAAAAAGCCAACCAGCAAGTCAAGGTGA
- the sufB gene encoding Fe-S cluster assembly protein SufB, with product MSATVKTLVNQPYKYGFVTDIEADTIPRGLNEDVIRLISAKKEEPEFMLEFRLKAFRQWQKMTEPTWPNVKYPPIDYQDIIYYSAPKKKPKLNSIEEVDPALLETFEKLGIPLSEQKRLSNVAVDAIFDSVSVATTFKEKLAKEGVIFCSISEALREYPELVQKYLGSVVPVADNYFAALNSAVFSDGSFVYVPKNTKCPMELSTYFRINSGDTGQFERTLIVAEEGSYVSYLEGCTAPMYDTNQLHAAVVELVALDNAEIKYSTVQNWYAGDESGKGGIYNFVTKRGLCQGVNSKISWTQVETGSAITWKYPSCVLVGDNSVGEFYSVALTNNMQQADTGTKMVHVGKNTRSTIVSKGISAGRSSNSYRGLVKVSPNAKGARNYSQCDSMLIGDNAHANTFPYIQVQNNTAKVEHEASTSKIGEEQLFYFAQRGISAEDAVSMMISGFCKDVFNQLPMEFAVEADRLLSLKLEGSVG from the coding sequence ATGAGTGCCACTGTCAAAACCCTAGTCAATCAGCCCTACAAATACGGATTCGTCACTGACATTGAAGCAGATACAATTCCGCGTGGACTGAATGAAGATGTCATACGGCTGATCTCTGCTAAGAAAGAAGAGCCAGAGTTCATGCTAGAGTTCCGTCTCAAAGCTTTTCGTCAGTGGCAGAAAATGACCGAACCGACTTGGCCTAATGTCAAGTATCCGCCCATTGACTACCAAGATATCATCTACTACTCCGCACCAAAAAAGAAACCCAAGCTCAACAGCATTGAAGAAGTCGATCCCGCACTTTTAGAAACTTTCGAGAAATTGGGTATTCCCTTATCCGAACAAAAGCGGCTTTCTAACGTCGCAGTCGATGCTATTTTTGATAGCGTTTCAGTTGCCACAACGTTTAAGGAAAAGCTAGCGAAAGAAGGCGTGATCTTCTGTTCGATCTCCGAAGCGCTACGCGAGTACCCTGAACTCGTTCAAAAATATCTTGGTAGCGTTGTCCCTGTTGCAGATAACTACTTTGCAGCCTTAAATAGCGCCGTGTTCAGTGATGGTTCCTTCGTCTACGTTCCTAAAAACACCAAATGTCCAATGGAACTATCAACCTACTTCCGCATTAATAGTGGCGATACGGGACAATTTGAACGAACGCTGATCGTTGCTGAGGAAGGTAGCTACGTTTCTTACCTTGAAGGCTGTACTGCGCCGATGTACGATACGAACCAACTACACGCAGCAGTCGTCGAATTAGTCGCCTTAGACAACGCAGAAATTAAATACTCTACCGTACAAAATTGGTACGCTGGAGACGAGAGTGGTAAGGGTGGAATCTACAACTTTGTAACGAAGCGCGGTTTGTGTCAAGGAGTCAACTCTAAGATTTCCTGGACGCAAGTTGAAACAGGTTCCGCAATTACTTGGAAATATCCTAGCTGTGTATTAGTCGGCGATAACTCAGTAGGCGAGTTTTACTCAGTTGCACTAACCAATAATATGCAGCAAGCTGATACGGGAACCAAGATGGTACACGTCGGCAAAAATACGCGTAGCACGATTGTTTCTAAAGGAATTTCTGCGGGACGTTCCTCGAATAGCTATCGTGGTTTAGTCAAAGTCAGCCCGAACGCGAAAGGCGCAAGAAATTATTCGCAGTGCGACTCAATGCTGATTGGGGATAATGCTCATGCAAATACTTTCCCTTACATTCAAGTGCAAAACAACACCGCCAAAGTAGAACACGAAGCTTCTACTTCTAAGATTGGTGAAGAACAGCTATTTTACTTCGCACAGCGCGGTATTTCGGCTGAAGATGCTGTCTCGATGATGATCAGCGGTTTCTGTAAAGATGTCTTCAATCAGTTACCAATGGAATTTGCGGTAGAAGCAGATCGCTTGTTGAGTCTGAAGCTTGAAGGTAGTGTAGGCTAA
- the sufC gene encoding Fe-S cluster assembly ATPase SufC — protein sequence MIVENSEIVLSVRDLTAEVDGNPILKGVNLEIKAGEIHAIMGPNGSGKSTFSKVLAGHPAYEVTGGEVFFQGKNLLEMEPELRAQSGVFLAFQYPLEIPGVTNLDFLRVAYNSRRKAQGLEELDAFDFDEVIQEKLEVVKMNATFLDRSVNEGFSGGEKKRNEILQMALLEPKLAILDETDSGLDIDALKIVANGVNQLATPDNAILLITHYQRLLNYIVPDFVHVMAGGRVVTSGGKELALKLESRGYDWVLEENVSEVGAR from the coding sequence ATGATTGTAGAAAACAGTGAAATTGTGCTGTCGGTGCGGGATTTGACAGCAGAAGTTGACGGAAACCCAATTCTCAAAGGTGTCAACCTGGAAATTAAAGCAGGTGAAATCCATGCCATTATGGGACCTAATGGTTCTGGAAAAAGCACATTTTCCAAAGTGTTAGCAGGACATCCAGCATACGAAGTAACTGGCGGTGAAGTGTTCTTCCAGGGAAAAAACTTGTTAGAAATGGAACCGGAACTCCGCGCCCAAAGTGGTGTCTTTCTGGCATTCCAGTATCCTTTAGAAATTCCTGGGGTGACGAACTTGGATTTTTTACGGGTCGCTTACAACTCGCGCCGTAAAGCACAGGGTTTAGAAGAATTAGATGCTTTTGATTTTGATGAAGTGATACAAGAGAAGTTGGAAGTTGTCAAGATGAATGCAACTTTTCTTGACCGTAGTGTGAATGAAGGTTTTTCGGGTGGCGAGAAGAAGCGGAACGAAATTCTACAAATGGCACTTCTTGAACCCAAACTGGCGATTTTGGACGAAACCGATTCAGGACTAGATATTGACGCGCTCAAAATTGTCGCGAACGGGGTAAATCAATTAGCGACTCCCGATAATGCCATTCTCTTAATTACCCACTATCAGCGGTTACTCAATTACATCGTGCCAGACTTTGTACACGTGATGGCAGGTGGTCGAGTTGTAACGAGTGGTGGTAAAGAATTGGCACTCAAATTAGAGTCGCGTGGCTACGATTGGGTGCTAGAAGAGAATGTATCTGAGGTGGGAGCAAGATGA
- the sufD gene encoding Fe-S cluster assembly protein SufD has translation MSIQVTPNLNEVGVVSSNVDTGILSELLNQSQQQAIARSAAPEAIANQESESWLEAIRDRATAIVHQSKFPTTRDEEWRFTDVSPLKQVKFQAAPLVVPDLAALKPLLLPEADRSRLVFVNGIYAPELSAVVLSDGVVASNLDRLPPAYRSRLENYLAQIPGTEEVFTALNTAAIADVAVVWIPKNVVVETPIHLLFVSTASVAPIVTQPRCLVVAESGSSITLIEDYFNQITNLEAEESEAEVGEPIYFTNAVTEIWLEENAQVNHTRIERDSPEAFHIGKTAIAQARDSRYTCNAINLGAKLSRHNLDIFQTGEQTQTTLNGLTKIAGNQVADTHSNLALNHPYGTSHQLHKCIVGDRAHAVFNGKIFVPKPAQQTDAAQLNRNLLLSPKARVDTKPQLEITADNVKCAHGATVSQLDDEEVFYLQSRGLNANEARNLLINAFAAEIINQIPVSSLQQALTKTINR, from the coding sequence ATGAGTATTCAAGTCACTCCTAACCTGAACGAAGTTGGCGTTGTGTCTTCTAATGTTGATACGGGGATCTTAAGTGAGTTATTAAACCAATCTCAACAACAAGCGATTGCGCGTAGCGCAGCGCCAGAGGCGATCGCTAATCAAGAATCAGAATCTTGGCTAGAAGCGATCCGCGATCGCGCTACAGCAATTGTTCATCAGTCGAAATTCCCAACAACTCGCGATGAAGAGTGGCGATTTACAGATGTTTCGCCGCTAAAGCAAGTTAAGTTCCAAGCAGCGCCGTTGGTAGTACCTGATTTAGCCGCACTCAAACCACTGCTGTTACCAGAAGCCGATCGCAGTCGCTTAGTATTTGTCAACGGTATTTATGCACCTGAGTTATCAGCCGTTGTTCTATCCGATGGCGTTGTTGCGAGTAACCTCGATCGCCTACCACCAGCGTATCGTTCGCGGCTAGAAAACTACTTAGCGCAAATTCCAGGTACAGAAGAAGTTTTTACTGCACTCAACACAGCGGCGATCGCGGATGTTGCTGTTGTCTGGATACCCAAAAATGTCGTTGTAGAAACACCAATACATCTTTTATTCGTCTCGACTGCGAGTGTCGCACCCATCGTTACTCAACCGCGTTGTCTTGTCGTTGCCGAATCGGGTAGTAGCATCACGCTGATTGAAGATTATTTCAATCAAATCACAAATCTAGAAGCAGAAGAAAGTGAAGCCGAAGTTGGCGAACCAATTTACTTTACCAACGCCGTCACCGAAATCTGGCTAGAAGAAAACGCGCAAGTTAACCATACACGCATCGAGCGCGATAGTCCAGAAGCATTTCATATCGGTAAAACTGCGATCGCCCAAGCCCGCGATAGCCGCTACACTTGCAATGCAATTAATTTAGGTGCAAAGCTATCACGCCATAACTTAGACATTTTCCAAACAGGCGAACAAACTCAAACAACGCTTAACGGTTTAACCAAAATCGCTGGAAATCAAGTCGCCGATACACACAGCAACCTCGCACTCAATCATCCCTACGGTACAAGTCACCAACTGCATAAATGCATCGTTGGCGATCGCGCCCACGCCGTCTTCAACGGTAAAATCTTCGTACCCAAACCCGCACAACAAACCGACGCCGCCCAACTTAACCGCAACCTACTCCTTTCCCCCAAAGCCAGAGTAGACACCAAACCCCAACTCGAAATCACCGCTGACAACGTCAAATGCGCGCACGGCGCAACCGTAAGTCAACTCGACGACGAAGAAGTCTTCTACCTGCAAAGCCGAGGACTCAACGCCAACGAAGCCCGCAACCTCCTCATCAACGCCTTCGCCGCCGAAATCATCAACCAAATCCCTGTTTCCTCCCTCCAACAAGCCCTAACCAAAACCATCAATCGCTAA
- a CDS encoding SufS family cysteine desulfurase — MTLTREKTLADRVRNDFPILHQEVNGKPLVYLDNAATSQKPLLVLNTLRDYYEQYNSNVHRGVHTLSAKATDAYEAARDKVAAFVNAASRQEIIFTRNASEAINLVAYSWGRSLQPGDEIILSVMEHHSNLIPWQLLAQRSGAILKFVELTPDEEFDLEHFKSLLSDKTKLVATVHVSNTLGCINPVKEITAIAHQHGAKVLIDACQSVPHMPIDVQQIDCDWLVASGHKMCAPTGIGFLYGKLDLLRSMPPFLGGGEMIADVFLDHATYADLPNKFEAGTPAIAEAIALGAAVDYLSAIGMENIYAYEAELTAYLWEQLGQIPEIRTYGPKPKVAGLGRAALAAFTAGEVHPHDLSTILDQAGVAIRAGHHCTQPLHRHLSVQSTARASLSFYNTREEIDVFITALKEAIEFFGSIFS, encoded by the coding sequence ATGACACTCACCAGAGAAAAAACCCTCGCCGATCGCGTCCGTAACGACTTCCCCATCCTCCACCAAGAAGTCAACGGCAAGCCCCTAGTTTACCTGGACAACGCCGCGACATCGCAAAAACCACTCCTCGTCCTCAACACACTCCGCGACTACTACGAGCAGTACAATTCCAACGTACATCGTGGAGTACATACCCTCAGCGCGAAAGCCACCGATGCTTACGAAGCCGCCCGCGATAAAGTCGCAGCCTTCGTCAACGCCGCCTCGCGTCAAGAAATTATTTTCACGCGCAACGCCTCGGAAGCAATTAACTTAGTCGCCTATAGTTGGGGACGCAGCCTACAGCCAGGAGACGAAATTATTCTCTCCGTTATGGAACACCATAGCAATTTGATTCCCTGGCAACTTCTCGCACAACGCAGCGGCGCTATCCTTAAATTTGTTGAACTCACACCCGACGAAGAATTTGATTTAGAACACTTCAAATCGCTTCTTTCTGACAAAACCAAACTCGTCGCGACAGTTCATGTTTCTAATACTCTAGGCTGTATCAATCCAGTTAAAGAGATTACAGCGATCGCGCATCAACACGGTGCTAAAGTATTAATTGATGCTTGCCAAAGCGTCCCGCATATGCCAATTGACGTGCAGCAGATTGATTGCGATTGGCTTGTTGCTTCTGGACATAAAATGTGCGCGCCGACCGGTATCGGATTCCTTTACGGAAAGTTAGATTTACTCCGCTCAATGCCGCCGTTTTTAGGTGGTGGTGAAATGATTGCGGATGTCTTTTTAGACCATGCTACTTACGCAGATCTACCAAATAAGTTTGAAGCAGGAACTCCAGCAATCGCCGAAGCGATCGCGCTTGGTGCAGCAGTAGACTATCTAAGTGCGATTGGTATGGAAAACATTTATGCGTACGAAGCTGAGTTAACAGCTTACTTGTGGGAACAACTCGGACAAATTCCCGAAATTCGCACTTATGGTCCTAAACCCAAAGTAGCAGGTTTAGGTAGGGCGGCACTCGCTGCATTTACTGCGGGTGAGGTTCACCCACACGATCTATCGACAATTTTAGACCAAGCTGGTGTGGCAATTCGAGCCGGACATCATTGCACTCAACCGCTACATCGTCATCTCAGCGTACAGTCTACCGCACGCGCAAGCTTATCTTTTTACAATACGCGTGAGGAAATTGATGTTTTTATTACCGCATTAAAAGAAGCTATTGAATTCTTTGGTAGTATTTTTAGCTAA
- a CDS encoding DJ-1/PfpI family protein, producing MTSPIKYHIGLVIYPGMTQLDATGPYQVFAVMPHTKVYLLWKTLDLVTSAEGLTILPTKTFSDCPPLDVLCIPGGAIGQVEMMQDAEVLAFLQQQGTTAKFITSVCTGSLILAAAGLLQGYRAACHWAFRDQLKMFGVEVGTERVVVDRNRITGGGVTAGIDFGLVLASKLCGEETAKMIQLMLEYNPAPPFDAGSPENAGEALVQKVQDFGKQLIEASFVATQQAAMQGQS from the coding sequence ATGACTTCTCCTATCAAATATCACATTGGTTTGGTTATCTATCCTGGCATGACTCAACTCGATGCTACTGGACCGTATCAAGTATTCGCAGTTATGCCTCATACTAAAGTTTATCTGTTGTGGAAAACCTTAGATCTAGTCACAAGTGCTGAAGGTTTGACCATCTTACCTACAAAGACTTTTAGTGACTGTCCGCCTTTAGATGTGTTGTGCATTCCTGGTGGCGCGATCGGGCAAGTTGAGATGATGCAAGATGCGGAGGTACTTGCATTTCTCCAGCAACAAGGAACAACAGCAAAGTTTATCACTTCTGTTTGTACTGGTTCACTTATATTAGCTGCCGCTGGGCTGTTACAAGGGTATCGCGCTGCGTGTCATTGGGCATTTCGCGATCAGTTGAAGATGTTCGGCGTAGAAGTGGGAACCGAAAGAGTCGTTGTTGATCGCAACCGAATTACAGGTGGTGGTGTTACGGCAGGGATTGATTTTGGATTGGTACTGGCGAGTAAGCTATGCGGTGAGGAAACTGCCAAAATGATTCAATTGATGTTGGAATACAATCCCGCCCCACCTTTTGATGCTGGTTCACCAGAGAATGCAGGAGAAGCTTTAGTTCAAAAGGTGCAAGATTTTGGCAAGCAACTTATCGAAGCGTCTTTTGTTGCAACTCAGCAAGCAGCAATGCAGGGTCAGAGTTAA